The following coding sequences lie in one Salmo salar chromosome ssa13, Ssal_v3.1, whole genome shotgun sequence genomic window:
- the LOC106568223 gene encoding transmembrane protein 120B, with product MSLQRCQTDWEEIDQEYQQLQETHKVYRQKLDELTNLQATCSSAISKQRKGLKDLGHSLCKCTKTSDEKETELIKDIQMQIKDKENFFFDMEAYLPKKNGLYLSLVLGNVNVTLLNNQAKFAYKDEYEKFKLFMTIILMFGAITCLFLLNYRVTDEIFNFLLVWYYCTLTIRESILMSNGSRIKGWWVSHHYVSTFLSGVMLTWPEGSMYQMFRSQFLAFSIYQSFVHFLQYYYQSGCLYRLRALGERNQLDLTVEGFQSWMWRGLTFLLPFLFFGHFWQLYNAMTLFRLAGHEDCKEWQVFMLALTFLVLFLGNFLTTLKVVHQKIQENPEKVQKQE from the exons ATGTCCCTGCAAAGGTGTCAAACTGATTGGGAAGAAATTGACCAAGAATATCAACAATTACAG GAAACTCACAAAGTGTACAGACAGAAGCTCGATGAGCTCACCAACCTCCAGGCAACATGCAGCAGTGCCATTAGTAAACAGCGGAAGGGTCTAAAAGACCTCGGGCACAGTCTGTGCAA GTGCACAAAAACAAGTGATGAGAAAGAAACTGAACTGATCAAAGACATCCAAATGCAAATTAAAGACAAAGAGAATTTCTTCTTTGATATGGAAGCCTATTTGCCAAAGAAGAATGG ATTGTACTTAAGTTTGGTGCTTGGCAATGTGAATGTAACACTTCTCAACAACCAGGCAAA ATTTGCCTATAAAGATGAATATGAGAAGTTCAAGCTTTTTATGACAATAATCTTGATGTTTGGGGCCATAACCTGTCTCTTTTTGCTCAATTACCG TGTCACAGATGAAATTTTCAACTTCTTGCTGGTTTGGTACTACTGCACTTTGACCATAAGGGAAAGCATCCTCATGAGCAATGGGTCCCG GATCAAAGGGTGGTGGGTCTCccatcattatgtctctaccTTCCTATCAGGTGTAATGCTTACCTG GCCAGAGGGGTCCATGTATCAGATGTTTAGAAGTCAATTCCTTGCATTCTCCATTTACCAGA GCTTTGTGCATTTTCTTCAATATTACTACCAAAGTGGCTGCTTATACCGGTTACGAGCTTTGGGGGAGAGAAATCAGTTGGACCTCACAGTGG aggggtttcAGTCATGGATGTGGAGAGGGCTCACCTTCCTCTTGCCATTTCTCTTTTTCGGCCAT TTCTGGCAGCTGTACAATGCTATGACTCTGTTTCGGTTGGCAGGACATGAAGACTGTAAAGAGTGGCAG GTATTTATGTTGGCACTGACATTTCTTGTCCTATTCCTGGGGAATTTTCTCACCACATTGAAAGTTGTTCACCAAAAGATCCAGGAAAACCCAGAAAAGGTGCAAAAGCAGGAGTGA